A stretch of Thermococcus bergensis DNA encodes these proteins:
- the topA gene encoding DNA topoisomerase I, with translation MTTLIIAEKPNVAKKIAYALAEKKPIRKTIGKVPYYELTRDGKKIIVAPAVGHLFSLAPKEKTYGYPVFDIEWVPVYVAEKGKSYAKDYIKALRELAKRADEFVVACDYDTEGEVIGYTALKYACGVDPSKAKRMKFSALTKKDLLKAWYNLEPTINFGMADAGIARHVLDWYWGVNLSRALSSAIRKASGKWIVLSTGRVQGPTLKFLVEREREIANFVPTPYWVIKMILEKNGQQYTAVYEKDRIFNEEEAKKIVEEAKKGPAFVEKVEIKQQQRNPPHPFDLGTLQREAYSAFGYSPKKTLEIAQSLYEKSFISYPRTSSQKLPENLNYQYIIQNLAKIPDYKPHAHELLGKGVLKPVEGKKDDPAHPAIYPTGELPKPGDLSKDEQNLYDLIVRRFLAAFADPAVRESMKVIINSNNHRFILSGSRTIKEGWLKIYGKYVKFDEVLLPKFEEGERVKVIQIKREKKKTKPPARYSPASVIKKMEDLGIGTKATRAQILETLYSRGYIEGKKQIKVTPLGMKVIEALENNVPDIISVELTREFEEKMEQIMQKKVSKEKVIEESKETLVKILKEFKQKEKEIGKKLLETFIERQENKENKKRASTKELTAEEEESIKKSAEKREDIIIVGKCPKCGGDLVVKYNRKTGKRFVGCSSWPNCNVTYPLLQRGEIIPTGKTCPECGNAPIVKIKERNREYEVCLDMNCYKNRRKNRG, from the coding sequence ATGACTACGCTCATAATTGCAGAGAAGCCCAACGTAGCCAAAAAAATAGCCTATGCACTTGCCGAAAAGAAACCAATTAGAAAGACCATCGGTAAAGTTCCCTACTATGAGCTGACAAGGGATGGGAAAAAGATAATAGTTGCTCCAGCCGTTGGACACCTCTTCTCTCTCGCTCCGAAGGAGAAAACCTACGGCTACCCAGTTTTTGATATAGAGTGGGTTCCCGTTTATGTTGCGGAAAAGGGAAAAAGCTACGCTAAGGATTACATAAAAGCCCTTAGAGAGCTTGCAAAGAGAGCGGATGAGTTTGTCGTTGCGTGTGACTACGATACCGAAGGTGAGGTAATAGGGTATACGGCATTAAAATATGCCTGCGGCGTTGATCCTTCAAAAGCCAAGAGAATGAAGTTCTCCGCACTCACGAAAAAAGACCTGTTAAAAGCGTGGTATAACTTAGAGCCGACGATTAACTTCGGAATGGCCGATGCTGGAATAGCAAGGCACGTCCTTGACTGGTACTGGGGAGTAAACCTCTCTAGAGCGTTGAGCTCGGCTATAAGAAAAGCCAGCGGTAAGTGGATAGTTTTAAGCACGGGAAGGGTTCAAGGGCCGACGTTGAAGTTCTTGGTTGAAAGGGAAAGGGAAATCGCAAATTTCGTTCCTACGCCATACTGGGTCATAAAAATGATTCTCGAAAAAAACGGCCAACAATACACAGCCGTCTACGAGAAAGATCGCATTTTTAACGAGGAAGAGGCCAAAAAAATCGTTGAAGAGGCTAAAAAAGGACCTGCATTTGTAGAGAAAGTGGAGATAAAACAGCAGCAAAGAAACCCCCCTCATCCCTTTGACCTTGGGACACTTCAAAGGGAAGCTTACTCTGCCTTCGGCTACAGCCCAAAGAAGACCCTCGAAATAGCACAAAGTTTGTATGAAAAATCTTTCATCTCATACCCTAGAACCTCGTCCCAAAAACTTCCAGAAAATTTGAACTATCAGTATATTATCCAAAACCTTGCTAAAATTCCAGATTATAAGCCCCATGCTCACGAGCTTTTGGGAAAGGGGGTCTTAAAACCGGTTGAGGGTAAAAAAGACGACCCCGCACACCCGGCAATATATCCAACTGGTGAGCTGCCCAAACCCGGAGATCTAAGCAAAGATGAGCAGAATCTTTACGATTTGATAGTTAGGAGATTCTTAGCCGCATTCGCTGACCCCGCCGTAAGAGAGAGTATGAAAGTAATCATAAACTCAAACAACCACCGCTTTATCCTCAGCGGCTCAAGGACAATTAAAGAGGGATGGCTGAAGATTTACGGCAAGTACGTTAAATTTGATGAAGTTTTGCTTCCAAAGTTCGAGGAAGGGGAGAGAGTAAAAGTTATCCAGATAAAGAGAGAGAAGAAGAAAACCAAACCACCGGCAAGGTATTCCCCAGCAAGTGTCATCAAGAAAATGGAAGACCTAGGCATTGGAACTAAGGCCACAAGGGCTCAAATCCTAGAAACTCTCTATTCGAGGGGCTACATAGAGGGCAAGAAACAGATAAAGGTGACCCCCTTAGGTATGAAGGTGATAGAAGCCTTAGAAAATAATGTTCCCGATATAATAAGTGTTGAACTAACGAGAGAGTTCGAAGAAAAGATGGAACAGATAATGCAGAAAAAAGTTAGCAAGGAGAAAGTTATCGAAGAGTCCAAGGAAACCCTGGTAAAAATATTAAAAGAATTCAAGCAAAAAGAGAAAGAAATAGGGAAAAAACTTCTGGAAACGTTTATTGAGAGGCAGGAAAACAAAGAAAATAAGAAACGTGCTAGCACAAAGGAACTTACTGCAGAAGAAGAGGAGAGTATCAAAAAGTCTGCCGAAAAGAGAGAGGACATCATAATAGTGGGGAAATGTCCCAAATGCGGTGGCGACCTGGTTGTGAAATATAACAGAAAAACCGGAAAGAGGTTCGTAGGCTGCTCCAGCTGGCCCAACTGCAATGTCACATATCCACTTCTCCAAAGGGGAGAAATAATCCCAACTGGAAAGACATGCCCTGAATGCGGAAATGCCCCAATAGTGAAGATCAAAGAGCGCAATAGAGAATACGAAGTGTGCCTTGATATGAACTGCTACAAAAACCGAAGAAAAAATAGAGGTTAG